Proteins from a genomic interval of Spea bombifrons isolate aSpeBom1 chromosome 4, aSpeBom1.2.pri, whole genome shotgun sequence:
- the C4H12orf40 gene encoding uncharacterized protein C12orf40 homolog — protein MVVAASSYSRRIRQAMKIAHCNNSSCFMGKTTLQEIADRKINSVEQVSRYTNINIAREVYCSLMWTNDKLPVSAVSVSYSPWTFDSYVSESSEMQSEDEDAADTESENISRSEIMPGYQNEIYTKHMPDENIQTSQKYDVNVKDIKANHSSLYCDASYMCDTIKETKLNICARQDAWCQTDKTSYVAEACHVAVQCDILQKCKCAE, from the exons atggtggtggcagcatcaagTTACAGTCGCCGTATCAGACAAGCCATGAAAATTGCTCACTGCAACAATTCTTCCTGTTTCATGGGCAAAACTACACTTCAGGAGATTGCAGACAGGAAAATTAACTCTGTGGAACAGGTCTCCAGATACACTAACATAAATATTGCAAGAGAAGTTTATTGCTCCCTAATGTG GACAA ATGATAAGCTGCCAGTTAGTGCTGTGTCTGTTAGTTATTCTCCATGGACATTTGATAGCTATGTCAGTGAAAGTTCAGAGATG CAATCAGAAGATGAGGATGCTGCAGACACTGAAAGTGAAAATATATCAAGATCAGAAATAATGCCGGGATACCAAAATGAAATTTACACAAAACATATGCCTGATGAAAATATCCAAACATCACAAAAATACGATGTAAATGTCAAGGATATAAAAGCAAATCACTCTTCTCTGTATTGTGATGCATCTTACATGTGTGACACTATAAAAGAAACTAAACTGAATATCTGTGCAAGACAGGATGCCTGGTGTCAAACCGATAAGACATCATATGTAGCTGAGGCGTGCCATGTTGCTGTACAGTGTGATATTCTGCAAAAATGCAAGTGTGCAGAATAG